The following is a genomic window from Armatimonadota bacterium.
TGGTGGTGGCCGACTCGCGGGCGCCGCGCAACGGGCGGTACATCGAGGCCATCGGGTACTACAACCCGACCACCGAGCCGTCCACGATCCACATCGACGCCGAGAAAGCCCTGGCCTGGCTGCGCAAGGGCGCCCGGCCCAGTGATGCGGCCCGGGTGCTGCTGGAGAAGACCGGGATCCTGGCCCGGGCCGCCGGCGCGTCCCGGACCCAGCCCTGACGGTCGTGGCCCAGCCCGGCGTCCGCGATCTGGTGGAGTTCATCGTCCGGGCGCTGGTGGACCATCCGGAGGCGGTCCAGGTCCGGCAGCTGGAGGGCGAGCGGACCATCATCCTCGAGCTGCGGGTGGCGCCCGAGGATGTGGGCAAGGTGATCGGCCGGCAGGGACGGATCGTCAACGCCCTGCGGACGGTGGCCCGGGCCGCCGCGATCCGCAGCGGCAAGCGGGTGACGCTGGAAGTACTACAGTGACCGGGGCGGGACCGCCCGCCCCGCGTCAGCGGACGGGAGGCGTGCATGGGCATCACCATCAGCCGGCCGGTGGTCATCAAGGCCATCGTCACCGAAGGATTCAAACGCACCTACATCCAGGACCTGGAGGAGGCCATCCGGCGGGTGGAGGCCCTCGAGCAGCAGCTGGACAGCCAGATCCGCCGCGCGGAGCTGGAGCGCACCATCACCCCCCAGGTGCGCGCCCTGCGCCAGCAGCTGGAGCTGGAGCGGGCCCGCCAGGAGGCGGCGCGGGCGGAGCTGCAGATGCGGCTGCGGGAGGCCCAGCAGCTGGAGCTCAACACCGAGTTCGCCCAGGGGACGGTGGAGAGCCTGGTCGAGGTGAACGTGGGCGACAACCTGTTCACCAAGCTGGGGAGGGCGGAGATCGTCGTCAAGGACGGCATCGTGGTGGAGATCCGGGACGGATAGGGCCCGGAATGGCCCGGGGCCCGGCGTATGTGATCATCGGCCGCATTCTCCGCCCGCACGGGGTGCGCGGCGAAGTGCGGGTGGCGCCCGACACCGACTTCCCCGAGCGGTGGGACACCCTGGCGGAGGCGGTGGTCCTGCGGGGCGATCGGGCCACCCCCGTGCGGGTGACGGCGGTGCGGCGTCACGGCGATCACGTCCTGGTACGGTTGGCGGGGGTGGAGACGCCGGAGCAGGCCGCGGCGCTGCGGGGGGCCGCGCTGGCGGTCCGGCGGGAAGAGGCCATGCGCCCGCCGCCCGGCGCGCACTTCGTGTTCGAGGTCCTGGGCCTGACGGTGGTCACCGAGGCGGGCGCGGTGGTGGGAACCGTGACCGGGATCCTGCGCACGCCAGCCCACGACGTCTACGTGGTCACCGCCCCCGACGGCCGCGAGTACCTGATCCCGGCGGTCGGGGCGGTGGTGGTGGCGGTGGACCCCCCCGGCGGGCGCGTGGTGGTCCGCCCCCTGCCGGGGTTGCTGGAGTGAGGCGGGATGGTAGAAGTGGTGGATGGGGGAATCCCGCGCCTATGCGCGTCGACATCGTGACGATCTTTCCCGAGGCGTTTGCGCCCCTGAGCCTGAGCATCCTGGGGCGGGCCCGCGAGCGCGGGCTGCTGGAGGTGGTGGTGTGGGACCTCCGCCAGTTCGCCACCGGCCGGCACCGGCAGGTGGACGATGCGCCCTACGGAGGCGGCGCGGGGATGGTGATGAAGCCCGAGCCGTTCTTCGCGGCGGTGGACGCCATTCGCCAGGCCGTCCCCGAGACCACGCCCCACATCATCCTCACCTCGCCCCAGGGCCGCCTGCTCACCCACGCCGTCGCCCAGGAGCTGGCGCGCAAGGAGCACCTGATCATCCTCTGCGGCCACTACGAGGGCGTGGACGAGCGGGTCCGGGAGGGGCTGGGCGCCGACGAGATCAGCATCGGCGACTACGTGCTCACCGGCGGCGAGTTGCCGGCCATGGTGATCGTGGACGCGGTGGCGCGCCTGATTCCGGGCGTGGTCGGGGACGCGGCGTCGGTGGCCACCGACTCGTTTGCCGACGGCCTGCTGGACTACCCCCAGTACACCCGGCCCGCCGAGTTCCGGGGCCTGCGGGTGCCCGAGATCCTCCTGTCGGGCGACCACGAGGCGATCCGCCGGTGGCGCCGCGCCCAGCGGCTGGCGCGCACCCTGCGCCGGCGGCCCGACCTGCTGAAGGCGGAGGCCCTCAGCGAGGAAGACCGGCGGCTGCTGGAAGAGTTCGACATCGAAATCGACGGGCCCGATGTGTTATAATGCTCCGTCGCGAGTTCACACGGGAGGGTGCGCGGGATGGACACGGTGGCTGTCGTGGAACGCCCTCAGCGGAAGGAGGGTCTGCCCGAGTTCTCCCCCGGGGACACGGTGCGGGTTCACTTCAAGGTGGTGGAGGGCGGCCGGGAGCGGGTCCAGGTCTTTGAGGGCGTGGTGATCGCCCGCAAGGGCGGTGGTCTGCGAGAGACGTTCACGGTGCGCCGCATCAGCCACGGGGTCGGGGTGGAGCGCACCTTTCCCCTGCACTCCCCTCGCATCGAGCGCATCGAGGTGGTGCGCAAGGGCAAGGTCCGTCAGGCCAAGCTCTACTACCTGCGGGGGAAAGTGGGGCGCGAGGCCCGGGTCAAGGAGAGCCGCTGACTCTGGCGGCGCCGTCCCGCCGCCCCCGACGGCGGGTGTGGCGCCGGGTGGACACGTCCGATGCCGCTGGGACTGCTGGATCGCCTGCCCCTGAGCATCCCCACCCTCATCCTTCTGCTCACGATCGCGCTGGTGGTGGCGCGCCTGCTGGTGCGCCGGGCGTATGTGATCCCGCCCGCCTGGCGCGCATCCCTGCTGGA
Proteins encoded in this region:
- a CDS encoding KH domain-containing protein — protein: MAQPGVRDLVEFIVRALVDHPEAVQVRQLEGERTIILELRVAPEDVGKVIGRQGRIVNALRTVARAAAIRSGKRVTLEVLQ
- the rimM gene encoding ribosome maturation factor RimM (Essential for efficient processing of 16S rRNA), with amino-acid sequence MARGPAYVIIGRILRPHGVRGEVRVAPDTDFPERWDTLAEAVVLRGDRATPVRVTAVRRHGDHVLVRLAGVETPEQAAALRGAALAVRREEAMRPPPGAHFVFEVLGLTVVTEAGAVVGTVTGILRTPAHDVYVVTAPDGREYLIPAVGAVVVAVDPPGGRVVVRPLPGLLE
- the rpsP gene encoding 30S ribosomal protein S16, encoding MVKIRLMRMGAKHKPFYRLVVADSRAPRNGRYIEAIGYYNPTTEPSTIHIDAEKALAWLRKGARPSDAARVLLEKTGILARAAGASRTQP
- a CDS encoding YlqD family protein, whose amino-acid sequence is MGITISRPVVIKAIVTEGFKRTYIQDLEEAIRRVEALEQQLDSQIRRAELERTITPQVRALRQQLELERARQEAARAELQMRLREAQQLELNTEFAQGTVESLVEVNVGDNLFTKLGRAEIVVKDGIVVEIRDG
- the rplS gene encoding 50S ribosomal protein L19 codes for the protein MDTVAVVERPQRKEGLPEFSPGDTVRVHFKVVEGGRERVQVFEGVVIARKGGGLRETFTVRRISHGVGVERTFPLHSPRIERIEVVRKGKVRQAKLYYLRGKVGREARVKESR
- the trmD gene encoding tRNA (guanosine(37)-N1)-methyltransferase TrmD, producing the protein MRVDIVTIFPEAFAPLSLSILGRARERGLLEVVVWDLRQFATGRHRQVDDAPYGGGAGMVMKPEPFFAAVDAIRQAVPETTPHIILTSPQGRLLTHAVAQELARKEHLIILCGHYEGVDERVREGLGADEISIGDYVLTGGELPAMVIVDAVARLIPGVVGDAASVATDSFADGLLDYPQYTRPAEFRGLRVPEILLSGDHEAIRRWRRAQRLARTLRRRPDLLKAEALSEEDRRLLEEFDIEIDGPDVL